From the Nostoc sp. PCC 7107 genome, the window TTCCCAACGTCCCAACTCACCATACACAAAAATGTGCATGAAACCGCCTGGGGCTAATTTCTTGGCTAAAGCTTGAATACCACGAATTGGGTCGGGGAGGTGATGTAATACCCCGACGCAATTAATGAAATCAAATTCACCTGGTAACTGCTCCACATCATAGATGCTGAGGTGATGAAACTCAACGCGGTTTGCGCCAGAACGCTGACAACGTTCTTTCGCCACAGCTAAAGCACCCGCACTCAAGTCAATACCAACTACAGAAGCTTGGGGGTTGAGATGAACCAAGTATTCTGTACCTACACCTGTACCGCAGCCAGCATCTAAAATGCGAATATCTTGCTTTTGCGGTTTTTGACCTGTGCAGAAGTTATAAGCTGCTAACCAATTCCAACGCCAGTTATAGCCTGGGGGTGGTTCATCTAGCAAGGGTTCTGGAGGAAAGGGATAGGTATTGTAGAGTTTGGCAACAGCAGCACTAACGCTTTTGGAATCTGACATGATCAACAACATCGCAGTATTTCTGAGTTTACCGAAATGCTGGACATTTGTGATAAGAGTTTTTGAACGCTAAGAGGCGCGGAGTTGTTATTCCCGTTCTTGGTAGTCTTCAGCGGATTTTGGATCTAGTTCCCAGCGGCGATCGTCGCGTTGTTCGAGAATATCATTGGTGCGGAGGAAAGCGCGATCGTCCATTTCTAAGCCGACGGCTGCTTCGATTTCTTCGGTGACATCTTGTTCAGGGACAGCGACTGTACCACCAACAGCTTCATCACCTACGGTATCTTGCCAATAAGTGTAACTGTCCTGACTGGTGACTTCGGGGCTATCAGGATACTCTGGGGTACTTTGATCAAGCGATCGCTCACCAATATTGTATCCTGGCAAGTCTTTCACTCCAGTGCCGTAAGATTCGGTAATTTCCTGTGGTAAATCTTCAGAATTAATTTCCTGATGTTGATTTTTTTCTGCCATAATATCTGCCTTTTCTGCCTCCTTACAATAACGTTTTTGTTAGCAAAATTTGTCTCACTTTAGAAGTACAACTTTAGAGATAAAAAAATCTATCCCCTTAGAACGAAGTTAAGGTAGTTTTTACAGCCTAATCTTGTAAGTGTAAATTCAAGGTCAAGCAACTTGTAGTTGAATCTGTTAGTTATGAGTTAGAAGTTATCAACTCACACAACAAAATCCCCCAATTCTTGCTTCTTAACTCATAACTTTTTTTGGTTAAGAAATCACTATTTGTATTTTTATTCCTGAAACTTCTCATACTCATAGTGTTGAGTTTTTTTTCAGCGGAGGTAGAAAGTGGAATATCAAGAGTTTATTATCCATGTTCAAAGCCTATCTCAATCCACTTCTCTTGAGGAGGCGGAAGTTGCTACTCGCGCGACATTAGAAACTATCAAGGAACGTATTGCAGACAGTGACATTCAATATTTAGCTGCTCAACTTCCACAAGAATTAAGTCACTATTTACAAGTTCAAACACCAGCCAGTAGTCAAACCTTTAATCTCCAAGAGTTTATTCACCGTGTTAGTCAAAAAGAAAATATAGCACCCACTACTACAGCAATTCATGTCCGGGCAGTTTTTGCTGTGTTGCAAAATGCTATGAAACCAGAAACTTTTTCTAAGTTTCAAGCCCATTTTACTCACGATTACGAAGAACTTTTTGCTGCACCACCAACTAGCGAAGTACCTGCTTAATTCAACATTGTTAATTGTAAAAAATCCACCATATTAATTACAATAGGTAAATCTATGTCATATCAAAACAATCATTCTGGGAAGAAAAAAGTTGCAATTCTAATTGAAAATGATGTCGAAGATGCAGAATTTACTATTCCTTGTAATGGGTTGAAACAAGCGGGGATGGATGTAGTTGTCCTCGGTTCACGGATGAACGAAAAATACAAAGGTAAACGCGGTAGAGTTTCCGTTCAACCTGATGGTACAACCACAGAAGCGATCGCCTCAGAATTTGATGCAGTGGTAATCCCTGGTGGGATGGCTCCCGATAAAATGCGCCGCAACCCTAATACAGTGCGCTTTGTCCAAGAAGCTATGCAACAAGGAAAACTTGTCGCCGCAGTTTGTCACGGGCCACAATTATTAATTGAAGGTGATTTGCTCAGAGATAGACGCGCTACAGGTTTTGTTGCTATCCGTCGAGATATGATCAATGCGGGTGCAAATTATCAAGATGAAGCACTTGTAGTTGATGGTAATTTAATTACTTCCCGCGAACCTGGAGACTTGGCAATTTTCACTACAGCTATTCTCAGTCGCTTGGGTTATGGCGGTAAAGATGTAGCACTTCCAGAAGAGACAGACACTAACGCTGAATGGTGGAAAATTGCTGATGCTTGGGGTGGTTCAACTAAAGGTGAAATTGCTAAAGGGTTAAATACTGCTTTGAGTGGTGAACGTTACTCTCTAGAAGCTTTAGAAAAGTATTACGAAAAAGAGTCTAATACTCAAGCGAAAGTTATTTTTCAAGAGATGATGGCTAAGAAACAACGCCACATTGAAATATTAGAAACCCACCTCAATAGATTAGGTGAAAAACCTTCTTTGGCAGCAAATATTGCCAATCAATATGCAAAAGTCAAAACTGCCATGTCTGGTAGTGATGATATTTATCAAATGCGTTGCGCTTTGGGTGATTTGCAAACAGGTATCGGCGACATTGGTAATTTGTCTGCCATGTTTACTGACCCAGTAGCAACGGCTATTTTTAAACAAATTTACCGTGATTTATTAAGAGATGAACAACGCCTAGTAGAGCTATATCAGTTACGACTGGGTGCTAAAGTGCAATCTCCTAAGCCAACTAGTGGTGCTGCGGTGTCTATGTAAAAAGAACCGCAGAGGCGCAGAGGCCGCAGAGAAATACAAGCTCGCCTCTGCGATCGCATTAGGGAGATATTAACGCAAACAGTAATCTAAAATTGTATGACTTCTACAGGCGATCGCACAACTAAAACTCCCCCAGAAGCTAATGAGATGGAACGCTGGGCTTCTCTCATTGGCGGTGGGGCTATGGTACTCACAGGTTTAAGCCAACGCTCTTTAAAAGGTGTATTAACTGCACTGGCTGGCGGTGGTTTAGTTTATCAAGGTTTAACTAAGCAAAGCACAATTCAGCAAGCACAGGATGTTATTGGCATTAATAAACCCATCAAAGTTGAAAAGACGGTAACTATTAATAAACCAGCCGATGAACTTTACCGTTTTTGGCAAAACTTTGAGCAGTTACCCAGCTTTATGAAGCATCTCCAATCGGTGACGGTGTACGATGCAAAACGCTCTCATTGGATTGCAAAAGCGCCCTTGGCTAACAATGTCGAATGGGATGCAGAGATTCTCGAAGATAGAGAAAACGAGTTTATTTCTTGGGCTTCTGTCGAAGGTGCAGATATTGATAATTCTGGCTTTGTCAGATTTAAAAAAGCCCCAGGCGATCGCGGTACGGAAGTCAAAGTAGTTTTAGAATACAACATCCCCGGCGGCGGATTAACTGCGGCTCTCGCCAAACTTTTTGGTGAAGAACCAGAACAACAAATTGGTGATGACTTGCGCCGCTTCAAAATGCTCATGGAAGCCGGAGAAATCGCCACAACGGAAGGTCAGCCAACAGGAAGTAGGTAGAAGAGAGGGTGTAAGGGTGTAGGGGTGTAAAGGAACAGAGGAAGAATATACTACTCAGCAACGCCACTTGCTTCAAGTCGGCAAAGCCGCCCAACGCAGTGGCTCCTCAGCACTTAGCACTTTTAACTAATGACTATTGACTATGGACTAATATTTATGAAAGCAGTCTGTTGGCAAGGTGCTAATGAAGTGCGGGTGGAATCAGTACCAGACCCGAAGATTCTGAATCCCCGCGATGCGATTATTAAAATAACTTCCACCGCTATATGTGGTTCTGACTTACATATATATGGCGGCTATATCCCGACAGTCCAAAAAGGTGACATTATTGGTCACGAATTTATGGGTGAAGTCGTTGAAGTTGGTAAGGGAGTCAATAATTTAAAAATAGGCGTAGACGCGAAGCGGCTTCTCCCTGGAGATCGCGTTGTTGTTCCTTCAACAATTGGTTGTGGTAACTGTGCTTATTGCCAGCGGGATATGTGGTCGCTGTGCGATAATTCCAATCCCAACAGTTGGCTAGAAGAAAAGTTATTTGGCAATGTCACCTCAGCAATTTACGGCTATTCTCACCTCTTAGGTGGCTATGCAGGCGCACAAGCAGAATATATCCGCGTACCATTTGCTGATGTTGGCGTTGTCAAGGTTCCATCAGATATACCCGACGAGAAACTATTGTTCATCTCCGACGCTATCCCTACTGGCTATATGGGAGCAGAACTCTGTGATATTCAGCCAGGCGATACGGTAGCTGTTTGGGGTAGCGGTGCAGTGGGACTGTTCGCCATGATTAGTGCCTATATGATGGGTGCAGAAAAAGTAATTGCGATCGACCGCTTCCCGGAACGCTTAGAAATGGCAAGAAAATATGCCAAAGCCGAAGTAATTAACTACGAAGAAGTTAATACAGGTGAAGCATTAAAAGAAATGACTGGCGGACGCGGCCCTGATGCTTGCATTGATGCAGTCGGTTTAGAAGCGCACGGTGTTGGTTTAGAAGACTTCTACGACCAGACAAAACAAAAGCTCAGATTAGAAACCGATCGTCCCCACGTATTAAGAGAAATGATGGTCGCCTGTCGTAAAGGTGGCACTCTGGCAATTATGGGTGTTTATGGCGGATTTGTAGACAAAATACCCTTGGGTGCAGCTTTTAACAAAGGTCTAACCTTCAGAATGGGACAAATGCACGGACAGAAATATATGCGTTTGTTACTCCAGCAAATCTTGGACGGTAAACTTGATCCTTCTTTTGTGATAACTCATCAACTCCCACTAGAAGAAGCGGCTCACGGTTATCACATTTTTCAACAGAAAAAAGACAACTGTGTCAAAGTCGTCCTCAAACCATGAATTGGCTAATCGCCATTCAGTTGTACACACAAATAAATAAAACAAATGAGGTTATTTATGAAGCAAGTGATTTCTAGCTTACGCAAAATTATCGTTGTTTTCTTAGTAGGATTTATGTTCTTACTAGGTCAAGCTTTTAGCTTTGTGAGCGTAGCCCAAGCTGATGTGAAAACTCCCGAAGGAACTTATTACAAAGGCGTACCCGAAGGACTAAACAACAACATTCAAAACGATAACCAAGTCAGAAATGCTCAGTCTAAACTTAAAGGTGCGGCTGATAATATCCGCGAAAAACTTAACTTAGATGAAGATACTCCTAGAGCTACAAAAGAGTTTCTCAAAGATGCAAAAAATAGAGTTGGTAATGCAGTTGAGCCAGCCACAGGAAGCAGAGAAGGCTATTACCAAAATCCTCCTAGCAAACAACTTAGAGATAGAACATAAAGCAAAAGTAAAAAGTAAAAAGGCAAAGGTAAAAAAATAGCTATAGCTATGTAGGGTGTGTAAGGCGCGTCTTTTAGATATGATTTTTCACAAAAAAGATAATCAAAGCGCCTAACGCACCTGTTTATTTAGCTATTAGTTCCATTAGTTATTTGTTATAACAAATGACAAATAACAAACAACTAATGACCAAGAACAAATGACAAAGGACTAAAAATTATGAAAGCAGTTTGCTGGCACGGAGCAAACGACGTGCGGGTAGAAACGGTTCCCGACCCAAAAATTCTTAACCCGCGTGATGCCATTATTAAAATTACTTCCACAGCAATTTGTGGCTCAGATTTACATATTTATGATG encodes:
- a CDS encoding DUF6335 family protein; this encodes MAEKNQHQEINSEDLPQEITESYGTGVKDLPGYNIGERSLDQSTPEYPDSPEVTSQDSYTYWQDTVGDEAVGGTVAVPEQDVTEEIEAAVGLEMDDRAFLRTNDILEQRDDRRWELDPKSAEDYQERE
- a CDS encoding DUF2267 domain-containing protein produces the protein MEYQEFIIHVQSLSQSTSLEEAEVATRATLETIKERIADSDIQYLAAQLPQELSHYLQVQTPASSQTFNLQEFIHRVSQKENIAPTTTAIHVRAVFAVLQNAMKPETFSKFQAHFTHDYEELFAAPPTSEVPA
- a CDS encoding DJ-1/PfpI/YhbO family deglycase/protease produces the protein MSYQNNHSGKKKVAILIENDVEDAEFTIPCNGLKQAGMDVVVLGSRMNEKYKGKRGRVSVQPDGTTTEAIASEFDAVVIPGGMAPDKMRRNPNTVRFVQEAMQQGKLVAAVCHGPQLLIEGDLLRDRRATGFVAIRRDMINAGANYQDEALVVDGNLITSREPGDLAIFTTAILSRLGYGGKDVALPEETDTNAEWWKIADAWGGSTKGEIAKGLNTALSGERYSLEALEKYYEKESNTQAKVIFQEMMAKKQRHIEILETHLNRLGEKPSLAANIANQYAKVKTAMSGSDDIYQMRCALGDLQTGIGDIGNLSAMFTDPVATAIFKQIYRDLLRDEQRLVELYQLRLGAKVQSPKPTSGAAVSM
- a CDS encoding SRPBCC family protein, with translation MTSTGDRTTKTPPEANEMERWASLIGGGAMVLTGLSQRSLKGVLTALAGGGLVYQGLTKQSTIQQAQDVIGINKPIKVEKTVTINKPADELYRFWQNFEQLPSFMKHLQSVTVYDAKRSHWIAKAPLANNVEWDAEILEDRENEFISWASVEGADIDNSGFVRFKKAPGDRGTEVKVVLEYNIPGGGLTAALAKLFGEEPEQQIGDDLRRFKMLMEAGEIATTEGQPTGSR
- a CDS encoding zinc-dependent alcohol dehydrogenase, with protein sequence MKAVCWQGANEVRVESVPDPKILNPRDAIIKITSTAICGSDLHIYGGYIPTVQKGDIIGHEFMGEVVEVGKGVNNLKIGVDAKRLLPGDRVVVPSTIGCGNCAYCQRDMWSLCDNSNPNSWLEEKLFGNVTSAIYGYSHLLGGYAGAQAEYIRVPFADVGVVKVPSDIPDEKLLFISDAIPTGYMGAELCDIQPGDTVAVWGSGAVGLFAMISAYMMGAEKVIAIDRFPERLEMARKYAKAEVINYEEVNTGEALKEMTGGRGPDACIDAVGLEAHGVGLEDFYDQTKQKLRLETDRPHVLREMMVACRKGGTLAIMGVYGGFVDKIPLGAAFNKGLTFRMGQMHGQKYMRLLLQQILDGKLDPSFVITHQLPLEEAAHGYHIFQQKKDNCVKVVLKP